In Bordetella holmesii ATCC 51541, the following proteins share a genomic window:
- a CDS encoding ycxB-like family protein, translated as MPAFFQAAVVAAVALVLLSLVFERLIPALARKNVRRAFKRDPENPFLGEHRLDFRPEGVTDAGERASGSLPWDLVREVEETSDYLFLFIAPTQGVIVPKRGQSEQDLRAVRDVLRAHVPRAVLSY; from the coding sequence ATGCCCGCCTTTTTCCAGGCTGCCGTCGTGGCCGCGGTGGCGCTCGTTTTGCTCAGCCTTGTTTTCGAACGGCTCATTCCGGCGCTGGCGCGAAAGAACGTGCGCCGCGCGTTCAAACGCGACCCGGAAAATCCTTTTCTGGGCGAGCATCGCCTGGATTTCAGGCCGGAGGGCGTGACCGACGCCGGTGAGCGAGCCAGCGGCAGCCTGCCGTGGGATCTGGTGCGCGAGGTCGAGGAAACCTCCGACTACCTTTTTCTTTTCATTGCTCCCACGCAGGGCGTCATCGTCCCCAAGCGCGGTCAGAGCGAGCAAGACTTGCGAGCCGTGCGCGACGTGCTGCGCGCCCATGTGCCACGCGCCGTCTTGAGTTATTGA